In Flavobacterium okayamense, a single window of DNA contains:
- the nrfD gene encoding NrfD/PsrC family molybdoenzyme membrane anchor subunit — protein MSSHYEAPIRKPLVVGNKSYHDVTVDVARPVEGRANKQWWIVFSIALVAFLYGLGCMVYTVATGIGTWGLNKTVGWAWDITNFVWWVGIGHAGTLISAVLLLFRQKWRMAINRSAEAMTIFSVMQAGLFPIIHMGRPWLGYWVLPIPNQFGSLWVNFNSPLLWDVFAISTYLSVSLVFWWTGLLPDFAMLRDRAVTPFTKKIYSTLSFGWSGRAKDWQRFEEVSLVLAGLATPLVLSVHTIVSFDFATSVIPGWHTTILPPYFVAGAIFSGFAMVQTLLIIMRKVSNLEDYITLQHIELMNLVIMITGSIVGCAYITELFIAWYSGVEYEQYAFLNRATGPYWWSYWLMMTCNVISPQVMWFKKIRTSIMASFIISIVVNVGMWFERFVIIVTSLHRDYLPSSWTMFQPTFVDAGIYIGTIGFFFVLFLLYSRSFPVIAQAEVKTILKSSGDNYKRERELNGHNHSDNH, from the coding sequence ATGTCGTCTCATTACGAAGCACCCATTAGAAAACCTTTAGTAGTAGGAAATAAATCTTACCACGATGTTACGGTAGATGTGGCTCGCCCAGTTGAAGGTAGAGCTAATAAGCAATGGTGGATTGTTTTTTCAATCGCTTTAGTTGCTTTCCTATACGGTTTAGGTTGTATGGTTTACACCGTTGCAACTGGTATTGGAACATGGGGATTAAATAAAACAGTTGGTTGGGCTTGGGATATTACCAATTTCGTTTGGTGGGTAGGTATTGGTCACGCCGGTACTCTTATCTCAGCAGTATTATTGTTATTCCGTCAAAAATGGAGAATGGCTATTAACCGTTCTGCAGAAGCGATGACAATTTTCTCTGTAATGCAAGCAGGTTTATTCCCAATTATTCACATGGGTCGTCCATGGTTAGGTTACTGGGTATTACCTATTCCAAATCAATTCGGTTCATTATGGGTTAACTTTAACTCACCATTATTATGGGACGTATTTGCAATTTCTACGTATTTATCTGTTTCATTAGTTTTCTGGTGGACTGGTTTATTACCTGACTTTGCAATGTTACGTGATAGAGCTGTAACGCCTTTTACAAAGAAAATTTATTCAACTTTATCTTTCGGATGGAGTGGTAGAGCTAAAGACTGGCAGCGTTTTGAAGAAGTTTCATTGGTATTAGCTGGTTTAGCAACTCCTCTTGTACTTTCTGTACATACAATTGTATCTTTTGACTTCGCAACTTCGGTTATTCCAGGATGGCATACTACAATTTTACCTCCTTACTTCGTTGCAGGAGCAATTTTCTCAGGATTCGCAATGGTACAAACATTGTTAATCATTATGAGAAAGGTATCAAACTTAGAAGATTATATTACATTACAACACATTGAGTTAATGAACTTAGTAATTATGATTACTGGTTCGATAGTAGGATGTGCTTATATTACTGAATTATTTATTGCTTGGTATTCAGGTGTTGAATACGAACAATATGCTTTCTTGAATAGAGCAACAGGTCCTTACTGGTGGTCTTACTGGTTAATGATGACTTGTAACGTAATTTCTCCACAAGTTATGTGGTTCAAGAAAATTAGAACAAGTATCATGGCTTCATTTATCATCTCAATTGTGGTAAACGTAGGTATGTGGTTTGAGCGTTTCGTAATTATCGTTACTTCATTACACAGAGATTATTTACCTTCTTCATGGACTATGTTCCAACCAACATTTGTTGATGCAGGTATTTATATTGGAACTATTGGATTCTTCTTTGTATTATTCTTATTGTATTCAAGAAGTTTCCCTGTAATTGCACAAGCTGAAGTTAAAACTATTTTAAAATCATCTGGTGATAATTATAAAAGAGAGAGAGAATTAAACGGTCACAATCATTCAGATAATCATTAA
- a CDS encoding DUF3341 domain-containing protein has translation MSNKVIHAIYNDDDVLMDAVKKTRAAHHHIEEVYTPFPVHGLDKAMGLAPTRIAIASFLYGLTGLAIYTALINYIMINDWPQDIGGKPSFAFYQNMPAFVPIMFEGTVFFAAHLMVITFYMRSKLWPFKQAENPDVRTTDDHFLMEVGVHNNEEELVSFFKETGAVEVKVIEKH, from the coding sequence ATGAGTAATAAAGTTATACACGCTATATATAATGATGATGATGTGTTAATGGATGCTGTTAAGAAAACTAGAGCAGCTCATCATCATATTGAAGAAGTTTACACACCTTTTCCTGTTCATGGTCTTGATAAAGCAATGGGTCTAGCGCCTACGCGTATAGCAATTGCTTCATTTCTTTATGGATTAACAGGGTTAGCTATCTATACTGCCTTGATTAATTATATTATGATTAATGATTGGCCTCAAGATATTGGTGGTAAACCAAGTTTCGCATTTTATCAAAACATGCCTGCTTTTGTGCCGATTATGTTTGAAGGAACGGTTTTCTTTGCTGCCCATTTAATGGTTATTACTTTTTACATGAGAAGTAAATTATGGCCATTTAAACAAGCCGAAAACCCAGATGTTAGAACTACAGATGACCACTTTTTAATGGAAGTTGGAGTTCATAATAATGAGGAAGAATTAGTTTCTTTCTTTAAAGAAACTGGAGCTGTAGAAGTTAAAGTAATTGAAAAGCATTAA
- a CDS encoding c-type cytochrome codes for MKSLYKIVAVVGLSMLATSCFDKSKPNYQFMPNMYEAVPYETYSEHEVFKDGKEGQLPAEGSIKRGFVPFEIPNTTEGYELAKATLKSPLDSISRNPENGKELFNIYCAICHGEKGDGKGNLVKREKFLGVPSYKDREITEGSIYFVVTYGLNSMGSHANQLSQDERWQVTDYVLKLKSEL; via the coding sequence ATGAAAAGCTTATATAAAATAGTAGCAGTAGTAGGTTTATCGATGTTAGCGACATCTTGTTTTGATAAATCGAAGCCTAACTACCAATTCATGCCAAACATGTATGAAGCTGTTCCTTACGAAACATATTCAGAACATGAAGTATTTAAAGATGGTAAAGAAGGTCAATTACCTGCAGAAGGAAGTATTAAAAGAGGTTTTGTTCCTTTTGAAATTCCTAATACAACCGAAGGTTATGAATTAGCTAAAGCAACATTAAAATCGCCTTTAGATTCTATTTCTAGAAATCCTGAAAATGGGAAAGAGTTATTCAATATTTACTGTGCAATTTGTCATGGTGAAAAGGGTGACGGTAAAGGTAATCTTGTAAAAAGAGAAAAATTCCTTGGGGTTCCTAGTTATAAAGACAGAGAAATAACAGAAGGAAGTATTTATTTCGTAGTTACTTATGGTTTGAACTCTATGGGTTCTCATGCGAACCAACTATCACAAGATGAGAGATGGCAAGTAACAGATTACGTTTTAAAGCTTAAGTCAGAATTATAA
- a CDS encoding quinol:cytochrome C oxidoreductase, whose protein sequence is MYTFSSKLKTFSLILMVLGAVGIGIGFWSAPKTTEEVEKILSEDTHGHHAQVAHDAHDTHAVHAEDVHHDDAHKEHVEHVLHQLQNKPWSAFYVACIFFMLISVGVLAFYAIQYAAQAGWSPILFRVMEGITSYLLPGSIIFFIVLVLSGMHMNHMFTWMGEGVTDPTSEHYDKLIAGKSGYLNVTAFLIRAAIYLVIWNLYRYFSRRNSIAQDSSEDNSYHKKNFKLSATFLVLFLVTESMMSWDWIMSLDPHWYSTLFGWYVFASFFVSGITAIAMITIYLKSKGYLEQVNTSHIHDLAKFMFGISIFWTYLWFSQFMLIWYSDIPEEVTYFVTRIENYNLPFFGMLVMNFVFPLLILINTDFKRLSWIIVLAGSVILFGHYIDFYNMIMPATVGDQWFIGVPEIGAIAFFLGLFIFVVFTALTKAPLVSKGNPLMEESKHFHY, encoded by the coding sequence ATGTACACGTTTTCAAGTAAATTAAAAACTTTTTCATTGATTTTAATGGTTTTAGGAGCTGTTGGAATTGGAATTGGTTTTTGGAGTGCACCAAAAACAACTGAAGAAGTTGAAAAAATCCTTTCAGAAGACACTCACGGGCATCACGCTCAAGTAGCTCATGATGCACATGATACACACGCTGTTCACGCTGAAGATGTACACCACGACGATGCTCATAAGGAGCATGTTGAACATGTGTTACATCAATTGCAAAACAAACCTTGGTCTGCATTTTATGTAGCATGTATCTTCTTTATGTTAATAAGTGTTGGTGTACTTGCATTCTATGCTATCCAATATGCTGCACAAGCAGGTTGGTCACCAATATTATTTAGAGTAATGGAAGGTATTACGAGTTATTTATTACCAGGTTCTATTATTTTCTTTATTGTTTTAGTTTTATCGGGTATGCATATGAATCATATGTTTACTTGGATGGGTGAAGGTGTTACTGATCCTACTAGTGAGCATTACGATAAATTAATAGCTGGTAAATCTGGATATTTAAATGTTACTGCTTTTTTAATTAGAGCTGCTATTTATTTAGTTATTTGGAATTTATACCGTTATTTTTCAAGAAGAAACTCAATTGCACAAGATTCTTCTGAAGATAATTCGTATCACAAGAAAAACTTCAAGTTATCTGCTACTTTCTTAGTTTTATTCCTTGTTACTGAATCAATGATGTCTTGGGATTGGATTATGTCTTTAGATCCTCACTGGTATAGTACATTATTTGGTTGGTATGTATTCGCAAGTTTCTTCGTAAGTGGTATTACTGCTATAGCAATGATTACTATCTACTTAAAATCAAAAGGATACTTAGAGCAAGTTAATACAAGTCATATCCATGATTTAGCTAAATTTATGTTTGGTATTAGTATTTTCTGGACATATTTATGGTTCTCTCAATTTATGTTGATTTGGTATTCAGATATACCTGAAGAAGTAACTTACTTTGTTACTAGAATTGAAAACTATAATTTACCTTTCTTCGGAATGTTAGTGATGAACTTTGTTTTCCCATTGTTAATATTAATTAACACTGATTTCAAACGTTTGTCTTGGATTATTGTTTTAGCGGGAAGTGTTATTTTATTTGGACATTATATTGATTTCTATAACATGATTATGCCTGCAACAGTTGGTGACCAATGGTTTATTGGAGTGCCTGAAATTGGAGCAATTGCATTTTTCTTAGGGTTGTTTATTTTTGTTGTATTTACTGCATTAACTAAAGCACCACTAGTTTCTAAAGGGAATCCTTTAATGGAAGAAAGTAAACATTTTCATTATTAA
- a CDS encoding cytochrome c oxidase subunit II, translating to MTGLLIFIVLVLIGIAIWQLTKIFDLTQIGASQDHGVADDNDNKVNGYLMFAFLGFLYVFMIYGLFAWGDLALGTPASEHGIDYDNLMSISLIIIFIVQAITQVLLHYFAFKYTGVKGGKALYFSDSNKLEMIWTIIPVVVLSGLILYGLYTWNNIMYFDDEEDVMYVEVYAKQFGWEVRYSGEDNTLGKANVRYIEGINTMGVDLADPAAQDDKMANELHLPKGKKVVFKFRSQDVLHSAYMPHFRAQMNCVPGMVTSFNFVPTLTTAEMRQDEAIVAKVNKINKIRAEKSKELVANGEEALAPYEFDYLLLCNKICGASHYNMQLKIVVDTPEEFKTWLAERPTLAAQWKEANAPAVEPVVAQPEVIETVVDSTQVLAQVVE from the coding sequence ATGACAGGTTTATTGATATTTATAGTTTTAGTTTTAATTGGAATTGCAATTTGGCAATTAACTAAAATTTTCGATTTAACTCAAATTGGAGCATCTCAAGACCATGGTGTTGCTGATGATAACGATAATAAAGTTAACGGATACTTAATGTTTGCTTTTTTAGGCTTCCTTTATGTATTTATGATTTATGGATTGTTTGCATGGGGTGATTTAGCATTAGGTACTCCAGCTTCAGAACATGGTATTGATTATGATAACTTAATGTCTATTTCATTAATTATTATATTCATAGTCCAAGCAATTACTCAAGTATTGTTACACTATTTTGCTTTCAAATATACTGGAGTTAAAGGAGGTAAAGCTTTATACTTTTCCGACAGTAATAAATTAGAGATGATTTGGACAATTATTCCTGTAGTTGTATTATCAGGTTTGATTTTATACGGTTTATATACTTGGAACAACATTATGTATTTCGATGATGAAGAAGACGTAATGTACGTAGAGGTATATGCTAAACAATTTGGTTGGGAAGTTCGTTATTCAGGTGAAGATAATACTTTAGGTAAGGCTAATGTTCGCTATATTGAAGGAATTAACACAATGGGTGTTGATTTAGCAGATCCTGCAGCTCAAGATGATAAAATGGCTAATGAATTACATTTGCCTAAAGGGAAAAAAGTTGTTTTCAAATTCAGATCTCAAGATGTATTACACTCAGCTTATATGCCTCACTTTAGAGCGCAAATGAACTGTGTTCCTGGAATGGTTACATCTTTTAATTTTGTACCTACTTTAACAACAGCTGAAATGCGTCAAGATGAAGCAATTGTTGCTAAGGTGAACAAAATAAACAAAATTAGAGCTGAAAAAAGTAAAGAATTAGTTGCTAATGGAGAAGAAGCTTTAGCGCCTTATGAATTTGATTACTTATTATTATGTAATAAAATTTGTGGAGCATCACACTATAACATGCAATTGAAAATTGTTGTTGATACTCCTGAAGAATTCAAAACATGGTTAGCAGAGAGGCCTACTTTAGCAGCTCAATGGAAAGAAGCTAATGCTCCAGCAGTTGAGCCAGTTGTTGCTCAGCCAGAAGTAATTGAAACTGTAGTTGATTCTACTCAAGTTTTAGCTCAAGTTGTAGAATAA
- a CDS encoding cytochrome c oxidase subunit I has product MSAHAHGHHKETFITKYIFSIDHKMIAKQYLISGLIMGIIGVTMSILFRMQIAWPEESFGIFKFLLGEKFAPDGVMRNDIYLALVTIHGTIMVFFVLTAGLSGTFSNLLIPLQIGARDMASGFMNMLSYWMFFISCVIMISSLFVESGPASAGWTIYPPLSALPQAIPGSGLGMTLWLVSMAIFIASSLMGSLNYIVTVINLRTKGMSMTRLPLTVWTFFVTAIIGVVSFPVLFSAALLLIFDRSFGTSFYLSDIFISGEVLHYQGGSPVLFEHLFWFLGHPEVYIVILPAMGLVSEIMATNSRKPIFGYRAMIASVLAIAFLSTIVWAHHMFVSGMNPFLGSVFTFTTLLIAIPSAVKAFNWITTLWKGNLQLNPAMLFSIGMVSTFISGGLTGIILGDSTLDINVHDTYFVVAHFHLVMGISALYGFFAGVYHWFPKMYGRMMNKNLGYVHFWVTAVCAYGVFYPMHFIGMAGLPRRYYTNSNFPLFDELADVNVLITMFAIIGAIFQIVFFWNFFYSMFYGKKATQNPWKSTTLEWTTPVEHIHGNWPGEIPEVHRWAYDYNKPGHEDDFVPQTVPMKEGEEELHH; this is encoded by the coding sequence ATGTCAGCACACGCACACGGTCATCACAAAGAAACTTTCATTACTAAATATATCTTTAGTATTGACCATAAGATGATTGCTAAGCAATATTTAATTTCAGGTTTAATTATGGGTATTATTGGTGTTACTATGTCAATTTTATTCCGTATGCAAATTGCTTGGCCTGAAGAGTCTTTTGGGATTTTTAAATTTTTATTAGGTGAAAAATTTGCTCCTGATGGAGTAATGCGTAACGATATTTATTTAGCGTTAGTTACAATTCACGGTACTATTATGGTATTCTTTGTACTTACTGCTGGATTAAGTGGTACATTCAGTAACTTATTAATTCCTTTACAAATTGGTGCACGTGATATGGCATCTGGTTTCATGAATATGTTGTCTTACTGGATGTTCTTTATTTCTTGTGTTATCATGATTTCTTCATTATTTGTAGAATCAGGACCAGCATCTGCAGGTTGGACAATTTATCCTCCTTTGAGTGCCTTACCACAAGCAATTCCAGGTTCTGGATTAGGTATGACTCTATGGTTAGTTTCAATGGCTATTTTCATTGCATCTTCGTTAATGGGGTCATTAAACTATATCGTTACTGTTATCAACTTAAGAACAAAAGGAATGTCAATGACTCGTTTGCCATTAACAGTTTGGACGTTCTTCGTGACTGCTATCATTGGGGTTGTTTCTTTCCCAGTATTATTCTCAGCAGCGTTATTGTTGATTTTTGATAGAAGTTTCGGAACTTCATTCTATTTATCTGATATTTTCATCTCTGGTGAAGTTTTACATTATCAAGGTGGTTCACCAGTTTTATTTGAACACTTATTCTGGTTCTTAGGTCACCCTGAAGTATATATCGTAATTTTACCTGCAATGGGATTAGTATCTGAAATTATGGCAACAAACTCTAGAAAACCTATCTTTGGTTATAGAGCGATGATTGCTTCAGTATTAGCAATTGCATTCTTATCTACAATTGTATGGGCTCACCATATGTTCGTTTCTGGTATGAATCCTTTCTTAGGTTCTGTATTTACATTTACTACATTGTTAATTGCAATTCCATCTGCTGTAAAAGCATTCAACTGGATTACAACTTTATGGAAGGGTAACTTACAGTTAAATCCTGCAATGTTGTTTTCAATTGGTATGGTTTCAACTTTTATTTCTGGAGGTTTAACAGGTATTATATTAGGTGATTCAACTTTAGATATTAATGTTCACGATACATATTTCGTAGTGGCTCACTTCCACTTAGTAATGGGTATTTCTGCCCTATATGGTTTCTTTGCTGGTGTTTACCACTGGTTTCCTAAAATGTATGGTAGAATGATGAATAAAAACTTAGGTTATGTTCATTTTTGGGTAACAGCTGTTTGTGCATATGGTGTATTCTATCCAATGCATTTCATTGGAATGGCTGGTTTACCAAGACGTTATTATACGAATTCAAATTTCCCATTATTTGATGAATTAGCTGATGTTAACGTATTAATTACAATGTTTGCAATCATCGGAGCAATTTTCCAAATTGTTTTCTTCTGGAACTTTTTCTATAGTATGTTCTATGGTAAAAAAGCAACTCAAAACCCTTGGAAGTCTACAACTTTAGAATGGACTACACCAGTAGAGCATATTCATGGTAACTGGCCAGGTGAAATTCCTGAAGTTCACCGTTGGGCTTATGATTACAACAAACCAGGTCATGAAGATGACTTTGTACCTCAAACGGTTCCAATGAAAGAAGGTGAAGAAGAGTTACACCATTAA
- the ruvB gene encoding Holliday junction branch migration DNA helicase RuvB, giving the protein MNENLNPNKDNFSQQDIDIEKALRPLSFDDFAGQEQVLENLKIFVQAANLRDEALDHTLFHGPPGLGKTTLANILANELGVGIKITSGPVLDKPGDLAGLLTNLEDRDILFIDEIHRLSPVVEEYLYSAMEDYKIDIMIESGPNARTVQINLNPFTLVGATTRSGLLTAPMRARFGIQSRLQYYNKELLSTIVERSASILNVPIDFEAAIEIAGRSRGTPRIANALLRRVRDFAQIKGNGRIDIEISQFALKSLNVDAHGLDEMDNKILTTIIDKFKGGPVGLTTLATAVSESGETIEEVYEPFLIQEGFIVRTPRGREVTELAYKHLGRMKSGNQGELF; this is encoded by the coding sequence ATGAACGAAAATCTAAATCCAAATAAAGATAATTTTTCTCAGCAAGATATAGACATTGAAAAGGCTTTACGACCGCTTTCATTTGATGACTTTGCTGGTCAAGAACAAGTTTTAGAAAACTTGAAGATTTTTGTTCAAGCGGCAAATCTAAGAGACGAAGCTTTGGATCATACATTGTTCCATGGTCCGCCAGGTTTAGGAAAAACTACTCTAGCAAATATTTTAGCTAATGAACTTGGCGTTGGAATAAAAATCACTTCTGGTCCAGTTCTAGATAAACCTGGTGACTTAGCTGGTTTGTTGACAAATTTAGAAGATAGAGATATTTTATTTATTGATGAAATTCATCGCTTAAGTCCAGTTGTTGAAGAATATTTGTATTCAGCAATGGAAGATTATAAAATTGATATTATGATTGAATCTGGGCCAAATGCAAGAACAGTACAAATTAATTTAAATCCTTTCACCCTTGTTGGTGCTACTACCCGTTCTGGTCTTCTTACAGCGCCCATGCGTGCGCGTTTTGGGATTCAAAGTAGATTACAATACTATAATAAAGAATTACTTTCTACTATTGTAGAAAGAAGCGCATCAATTTTAAATGTTCCTATTGATTTTGAAGCTGCAATAGAGATAGCTGGAAGAAGTAGAGGGACGCCTCGTATTGCCAATGCATTATTGCGTAGAGTTAGAGATTTTGCGCAAATTAAAGGTAATGGTAGAATAGATATTGAAATTTCTCAATTTGCATTAAAGTCTTTAAATGTTGATGCTCATGGATTAGATGAAATGGATAATAAGATTCTAACCACTATCATTGATAAGTTTAAAGGGGGTCCTGTAGGTTTAACAACATTAGCAACTGCGGTTTCTGAAAGTGGAGAAACTATTGAAGAAGTTTACGAGCCATTTTTAATTCAAGAAGGATTTATTGTTAGAACGCCTAGAGGAAGAGAAGTAACAGAGTTAGCTTATAAGCATCTTGGTAGAATGAAATCTGGTAATCAAGGAGAATTGTTTTAA
- the queG gene encoding tRNA epoxyqueuosine(34) reductase QueG, whose product MINNKEKYAHLIKAESKRLGFLSCGISKADFLEVEAPRLENWLNNNFNGQMSYMENHFDKRLDPRLLVDGAKSVVSLLLNYYPNEIQNVDSYKISKYAYGQDYHHVIKDKLKDLLQFIQNEIGEVNGRVFVDSAPVLDKAWAAKSGLGWIGKNSNLLTQKVGSFYFIAELILDIELDYDLPTTDHCGTCTACIDACPTQAIVSPYVVDGSKCISYFTIELKDNIPNEFKNKFDDWMFGCDVCQDVCPWNRFSKPNSEPFFTPNPELLVFNKKDWEEITHDVFQKVFQKSAVKRTKLEGLKRNIDFLKS is encoded by the coding sequence TTGATTAATAATAAAGAAAAATATGCTCATTTAATAAAAGCCGAATCTAAAAGACTCGGCTTTCTTTCTTGTGGTATATCTAAAGCCGACTTTTTAGAAGTTGAAGCTCCTCGATTAGAAAATTGGCTTAATAATAATTTTAACGGTCAAATGTCTTATATGGAAAATCATTTCGATAAGAGACTTGATCCAAGATTGTTAGTTGATGGTGCTAAAAGTGTTGTTTCTTTATTATTGAATTATTATCCAAATGAAATTCAAAATGTAGATTCCTATAAGATTTCTAAATATGCTTATGGTCAAGATTATCATCATGTTATAAAGGATAAATTAAAAGACCTCTTGCAATTTATTCAAAATGAGATTGGTGAGGTTAATGGACGCGTTTTTGTAGACTCAGCTCCAGTTCTAGACAAAGCTTGGGCGGCAAAATCTGGTTTAGGATGGATTGGAAAAAATTCAAACCTACTTACTCAAAAAGTTGGTTCATTTTATTTTATAGCAGAACTTATTTTAGATATTGAATTAGACTATGATTTGCCAACAACAGATCATTGCGGTACCTGTACAGCATGTATTGATGCTTGTCCTACGCAAGCAATAGTATCGCCTTATGTTGTTGATGGAAGTAAATGTATTTCCTATTTTACAATCGAGTTAAAAGATAATATACCAAATGAATTTAAAAATAAATTTGATGATTGGATGTTCGGTTGTGATGTTTGTCAAGATGTGTGTCCTTGGAATCGATTCTCTAAACCAAATTCTGAGCCATTTTTTACACCAAATCCTGAACTATTAGTTTTTAATAAAAAAGATTGGGAAGAAATAACTCATGATGTTTTTCAAAAAGTTTTTCAAAAATCTGCAGTAAAACGAACAAAGTTAGAAGGTCTTAAGAGAAATATTGATTTTTTAAAAAGTTAA
- a CDS encoding LacI family DNA-binding transcriptional regulator, whose amino-acid sequence MNDVTLKKIAEILGISITTVSKALKNYPDVSKKTKKAVLDLAEELHYTPNSFAVNLRTKESKTIGLIIPEVVHHFFSSVINGIIDEAEKNGYLVIILQSNESLALEKKQVDLLLNKRVDGIIMSLSNQSNFDNHIKEIIARGIPLVLFDKISKLINCSKVIIDDQKAAFEAVEHLILKGCKKIAHIRGPINPQNAIDRFLGYKKALEHYNIPFDPTLVYPCLHVTFDEGKSFAKQIIETHKDVDGIFVITDLVAVGVLAYFNEVQIKVPQQVKVIGFSNWFMSQVIAPKLSTVDQPSHEMGVQSFQLLFEEMSHKKNETPFTPRTILLETSVIERESTKKP is encoded by the coding sequence ATGAATGATGTAACGCTAAAAAAAATTGCTGAGATTCTAGGGATTTCTATAACTACAGTATCTAAGGCTTTGAAAAACTATCCAGATGTAAGTAAAAAAACAAAAAAAGCTGTTTTAGATCTTGCAGAAGAGTTGCATTACACCCCAAATAGTTTTGCTGTTAATTTAAGGACTAAAGAATCGAAAACCATTGGGTTAATTATTCCAGAAGTAGTACACCATTTTTTTTCAAGTGTTATAAATGGCATCATTGATGAAGCAGAAAAAAATGGATATTTAGTAATCATACTTCAATCCAACGAATCTTTAGCGTTAGAAAAAAAACAAGTTGATTTATTACTTAACAAAAGAGTTGACGGAATCATCATGTCGCTTTCAAATCAATCTAATTTTGACAATCATATCAAAGAAATCATTGCTAGAGGAATTCCACTTGTTTTATTTGATAAAATATCGAAACTTATAAATTGCTCCAAAGTTATTATTGATGACCAAAAAGCAGCTTTTGAAGCAGTGGAACATTTGATTTTAAAAGGATGCAAGAAAATAGCACACATTCGAGGACCAATAAATCCTCAAAATGCAATAGATCGCTTTTTGGGCTATAAAAAAGCTCTGGAACACTATAACATCCCTTTTGATCCTACCTTAGTATACCCTTGCTTACATGTTACATTTGATGAAGGAAAAAGTTTTGCTAAACAAATTATTGAAACTCATAAAGACGTTGATGGTATATTTGTAATAACTGATCTCGTAGCTGTTGGAGTTTTAGCCTATTTCAATGAAGTTCAAATTAAAGTTCCCCAACAAGTTAAAGTAATTGGTTTTAGCAATTGGTTTATGTCACAAGTTATTGCACCAAAATTAAGCACCGTAGATCAACCTAGCCATGAAATGGGTGTTCAATCATTTCAATTATTGTTTGAAGAAATGTCTCATAAAAAAAATGAAACTCCATTTACTCCAAGAACCATTTTACTAGAAACAAGTGTTATTGAAAGAGAGTCTACAAAAAAACCTTAA